Proteins encoded together in one Rhinoraja longicauda isolate Sanriku21f chromosome 22, sRhiLon1.1, whole genome shotgun sequence window:
- the znf831 gene encoding zinc finger protein 831 isoform X1, whose translation MKRAMEAYREATVPHSASLCQSRPQHQKGLRIIPENGTPMEETSNMTAPSEDNKEDMNNERDSQESATQNFLLQSHKRVLSGLNDTPPTSTVIVQVAKSTEGLSPSQPSSPPTNCSLLSVQQGLLQNSSTSQQGSSKACHVSLADSTLGLQTSQSKRMGKAQLQNEKDPSLPHPCQTGSRLKPTNKTTGVQLPPCTPKLQPFPNSAGLHLTSPAAWPQSAPETISFQPTPSVPKLKPTLCTTGLELPLQISSYQPLSHTSELYPPPQTPRIHPGPKSLGLQASLHDPSLHSCLHPSRLQHLPLTPGLQTSFFTLRLQLPTQTSELQCPTYIPELQTSPCNPRFQSSPQTAGLPTTCIPGIQTPHQNPRLQMPLYRKELHIVQLPENVQQNKPNGQRKFVCNECGRDCAKRSALEKHIRSHTGERPFPCITCGISFKTQSNLYKHNRTQSHLHNCQLSTELVRSNRPELSQVKDKHPCENIDQEAKGNCHLDLLVANSSSVDHTKRQDFTNIVQRDSCWRTVHATDKREDGSLDGEKQANVQLQLDQMGNRHLVLQRQQATYFAKQWVHKSSNSSVQTNESTDSGYFSHSDSPDQPQQSLQHQSTDTESERCSQSSQQWSSVGQSVLESAVDDKTLRGMHHPPRGMQELEERISKLISDNKAVVDDKHLETVRPRKTLNSKQGSIDLPMPYTFKDSFHFDMKPVLVNKKSRVPSSLPAFTYQRTHKFPSLSDQVSSTVACLPIIRSNSAPVSKGCLISSETANSLSCHLQVLQRKSTTMSLVTDLQSHSLDFHPQHPRTLVRQTALEGLPAGGLTAEGSNPIVKNKTCNSKVEQVSKHKCRSLVKNNDQKKLKKFSHEKWLTYGEETFRKKYQEPKGATHSAELRAPHTKRPHSVKVPGKGTSALSENPHINPLASSSAQKVPIPKHLSDALPLASVKVTTFNTPMCQVQFSQQNVDQHSPQHEYPVPCHNAKETKAPLIPDRSWEVPAIKSAEKPNRGGGTGKITASHTAQATVGDMGKELTLHQRSSTASGQKCNDATRPMQTHLSHPKLVRQLSVLVPEGKQEGRSQEEHKPNEFSLRKGEDGILEIPSGIPPRKKQRLKIASTGQSAKTRHTGCGLPVGAVLCESPQSNCDFTPDTTHESYQVIKCMKWKEEESSVEQPLTPTVYSSFTAPGPSLYDCSRSLPEQEAALSTFPSLHLQSFSVRKSKKKEAISQGGFPTLLQTAGNHINNVGKNLQLGVSMDQWEALASPQAMAHPLLKQDFLPKYQLKWTKKEPTSPSRSPS comes from the exons ATGAAGCGTGCGATGGAAGCATACCGAGAAGCAACGGTTCCTCACAGTGCCAGCCTCTGTCAAAGCCGTCCCCAACATCAGAAG GGACTCAGAATAATTCCAGAGAACGGAACGCCCATGGAGGAGACATCAAACATGACTGCTCCATCTGAGGACAATAAAGAAGACATGAATAATGAGAGAGATAGCCAAGAATCAGCAACTCAGAACTTCCTTCTACAGTCCCATAAACGAGTCCTGTCGGGTTTAAATGATACACCACCCACCTCTACGGTTATTGTTCAAGTTGCAAAATCAACTGAAGGTTTATCCCCTTCTCAACCAAGCTCCCCTCCGACAAATTGTTCTCTTTTATCTGTCCAACAAGGACTTCTTCAGAACTCTTCAACCAGCCAGCAGGGATCTTCTAAGGCCTGTCATGTTTCTCTGGCTGACTCTACATTAGGTCTCCAAACATCGCAATCAAAGAGAATGGGAAAAGCTCAACTCCAGAATGAAAAGGATCCATCTCTACCTCATCCATGTCAAACAGGATCCAGACTAAAACCTACCAATAAAACCACTGGAGTCCAACTTCCTCCCTGTACACCCAAGTTACAACCTTTCCCCAATTCAGCTGGACTTCACCTTACCTCTCCAGCCGCTTGGCCTCAATCTGCTCCTGAAACCATCAGTTTCCAACCTACCCCTTCAGTTCCCAAGCTGAAACCAACTCTCTGTACCACTGGACTTGAACTACCACTCCAAATCTCATCATACCAACCTCTTTCCCATACCTCTGAGCTCTATCCCCCGCCTCAAACCCCCAGGATCCACCCTGGCCCAAAGTCTCTTGGTCTACAAGCTTCTCTGCATGACCCCAGTCTCCATTCTTGCCTCCATccctcaagattacagcatctcccTCTCACCCCAGGGCTCCAAACTTCCTTCTTTACTCTCAGGCTCcaacttcccacccaaacctcagAGCTCCAATGTCCCACGTATATCCCAGAGCTCCAAACTTCCCCCTGTAACCCCAGATTCCAATCTTCCCCACAAACTGCTGGACTTCCAACAACCTGTATCCCTGGCATCCAAACCCCCCACCAGAACCCAAGGCTCCAAATGCCATTATATAGGAAAGAGCTCCATATAGTCCAGCTTCCAGagaatgttcagcaaaacaaacCAAATGGACAGCGAAAATTTGTGTGCAATGAATGTGGGAGGGACTGTGCAAAGCGCAGTGCCCTTGAGAAGCACATCCGGTCTCACACTGGAGAGCGCCCCTTTCCATGTATAACCTGTGGGATTTCTTTCAAAACGCAGAGTAACCTGTATAAACATAATAGGACACAAAGTCATTTGCACAACTGCCAGCTTTCTACTGAATTGGTGAGAAGCAACAGGCCAGAGTTGAGTCAGGTGAAGGACAAGCATCCTTGTGAAAATATTGATCAGGAAGCAAAAGGAAATTGTCACCTTGATCTGCTTGTGGCTAACTCCAGCAGTGTTGATCATACAAAGAGGCAAGATTTTACAAACATTGTGCAACGGGATTCATGTTGGAGGACGGTCCATGCTACTGACAAAAGGGAGGATGGCTCACTGGATGGAGAGAAACAGGCCAATGTCCAGCTGCAACTTGACCAAATGGGAAACAGGCATTTGGTCCTACAGAGACAGCAGGCCACCTATTTTGCCAAACAGTGGGTGCACAAGTCTTCGAATTCCAGTGTACAAACCAATGAAAGCACAGACTCAGGGTACTTTTCCCATTCGGACAGTCCTGACCAGCCACAACAGAGTCTACAACACCAGAGCACTGACACCGAGTCAGAGAGGTGCTCTCAGTCCAGTCAGCAGTGGTCAAGTGTCGGGCAAAGTGTACTGGAGTCAGCCGTGGACGACAAAACCCTGCGAGGCATGCACCACCCTCCACGTGGTATGCAAGAGCTGGAGGAGAGGATCTCAAAGCTCATCTCTGACAACAAGGCCGTGGTTGACGACAAACATTTGGAAACTGTGCGGCCAAGAAAGACACTTAATTCAAAGCAGGGAAGCATTGATTTACCAATGCCATACACGTTTAAGGACTCCTTTCACTTTGACATGAAACCTGTTCTAGTCAACAAGAAATCAAGAGTTCCCTCCAGTTTACCAGCATTTACTTACCAACGAACACACAAGTTCCCTTCCTTGTCTGATCAGGTTTCCTCTACTGTTGCTTGTTTGCCCATTATAAGGAGCAATTCTGCGCCAGTTAGTAAGGGATGTTTGATAAGTAGTGAAACAGCCAATAGTTTAAGCTGTCACCTGCAGGTGTTACAAAGGAAGTCCACCACCATGTCGCTTGTCACAGACTTGCAATCACACTCATTGGACTTCCATCCTCAACACCCTCGAACCCTGGTCAGGCAAACCGCTCTTGAGGGTTTGCCAGCAGGTGGACTCACTGCAGAGGGGTCCAACCCTATTGTTAAAAATAAGACCTGTAATTCAAAGGTTGAACAAGTTTCAAAGCACAAGTGCAGGTCTTTGGTAAAGAACAATGACCAGAAAAAGTTGAAGAAGTTTTCACATGAGAAGTGGTTGACATATGGAGAGGAAACCTTCCGAAAAAAATACCAGGAGCCAAAGGGAGCTACCCACTCTGCTGAGCTACGCGCCCCACACACAAAGCGCCCTCACAGTGTCAAAGTGCCAGGAAAAGGCACTTCAGCACTCTCTGAGAATCCACACATCAACCCCTTGGCATCATCCTCTGCACAAAAAGTTCCTATTCCAAAACACCTTTCAGATGCACTTCCCTTAGCGTCAGTGAAGGTCACAACTTTCAACACTCCAATGTGCCAGGTACAATTTTCACAACAAAATGTGGACCAACATTCACCACAACATGAATATCCAGTTCCCTGCCATAATGCTAAAGAGACAAAGGCTCCACTAATCCCAGACCGTTCATGGGAAGTACCTGCAATTAAATCAGCAGAGAAGCCCAATAGAGGCGGAGGAACGGGTAAGATAACTGCATCACACACTGCTCAAGCAACTGTTGGGGACATGGGGAAGGAACTTACTCTCCATCAACGATCATCTACAGCGAGTGGCCAAAAATGCAATGATGCTACAAgaccaatgcaaacacatttatcACATCCAAAGCTGGTGAGGCAGCTCAGCGTTCTTGTTCCAGAAGGCAAACAAGAAGGAAGAAGTCAAGAAGAGCATAAGCCTAATGAATTTAGTTTGCGGAAAGGTGAAGATGGTATCTTAGAGATTCCATCAGGAATACCTCCCAGGAAGAAACAACGGCTGAAAATAGCTAGCACTGGACAGTCAGCAAAGACACGACATACTGGTTGTGGTTTGCCAGTTGGGGCTGTTCTATGTGAGTCACCTCAGTCAAACTGTGACTTCACCCCAGACACCACCCATGAGTCATATCAAGTAATCAAGTGCATGAAGTGGAAGGAGGAAGAAAGCTCTGTTGAACAACCTTTGACACCAACAGTGTACAGCAGTTTTACTGCCCCTGGCCCCTCACTTTATGACTGTTCTAGATCTTTGCCAGAGCAAGAGGCAGCACTTTCTACATTCCCCTCCCTTCATTTACAGTCATTTTCAGTGAGAAAAAGTAAAAAGAAAGAAGCAATTAGTCAAGGGGGGTTTCCAACACTATTGCAAACAGCTGGAAATCATATAAATAATGTTGGCAAAAACTTACAACTGGGAGTAAGCATGGACCAATGGGAAGCTCTTGCATCTCCCCAAGCTATGGCTCACCCCTTGCTGAAGCAAGATTTTCTTCCAAAATATCAACTCAAATGGACAAAGAAAGAACCGACTTCACCAAGCCGCTCGCCGTCATGA
- the znf831 gene encoding zinc finger protein 831 isoform X2, which produces MEETSNMTAPSEDNKEDMNNERDSQESATQNFLLQSHKRVLSGLNDTPPTSTVIVQVAKSTEGLSPSQPSSPPTNCSLLSVQQGLLQNSSTSQQGSSKACHVSLADSTLGLQTSQSKRMGKAQLQNEKDPSLPHPCQTGSRLKPTNKTTGVQLPPCTPKLQPFPNSAGLHLTSPAAWPQSAPETISFQPTPSVPKLKPTLCTTGLELPLQISSYQPLSHTSELYPPPQTPRIHPGPKSLGLQASLHDPSLHSCLHPSRLQHLPLTPGLQTSFFTLRLQLPTQTSELQCPTYIPELQTSPCNPRFQSSPQTAGLPTTCIPGIQTPHQNPRLQMPLYRKELHIVQLPENVQQNKPNGQRKFVCNECGRDCAKRSALEKHIRSHTGERPFPCITCGISFKTQSNLYKHNRTQSHLHNCQLSTELVRSNRPELSQVKDKHPCENIDQEAKGNCHLDLLVANSSSVDHTKRQDFTNIVQRDSCWRTVHATDKREDGSLDGEKQANVQLQLDQMGNRHLVLQRQQATYFAKQWVHKSSNSSVQTNESTDSGYFSHSDSPDQPQQSLQHQSTDTESERCSQSSQQWSSVGQSVLESAVDDKTLRGMHHPPRGMQELEERISKLISDNKAVVDDKHLETVRPRKTLNSKQGSIDLPMPYTFKDSFHFDMKPVLVNKKSRVPSSLPAFTYQRTHKFPSLSDQVSSTVACLPIIRSNSAPVSKGCLISSETANSLSCHLQVLQRKSTTMSLVTDLQSHSLDFHPQHPRTLVRQTALEGLPAGGLTAEGSNPIVKNKTCNSKVEQVSKHKCRSLVKNNDQKKLKKFSHEKWLTYGEETFRKKYQEPKGATHSAELRAPHTKRPHSVKVPGKGTSALSENPHINPLASSSAQKVPIPKHLSDALPLASVKVTTFNTPMCQVQFSQQNVDQHSPQHEYPVPCHNAKETKAPLIPDRSWEVPAIKSAEKPNRGGGTGKITASHTAQATVGDMGKELTLHQRSSTASGQKCNDATRPMQTHLSHPKLVRQLSVLVPEGKQEGRSQEEHKPNEFSLRKGEDGILEIPSGIPPRKKQRLKIASTGQSAKTRHTGCGLPVGAVLCESPQSNCDFTPDTTHESYQVIKCMKWKEEESSVEQPLTPTVYSSFTAPGPSLYDCSRSLPEQEAALSTFPSLHLQSFSVRKSKKKEAISQGGFPTLLQTAGNHINNVGKNLQLGVSMDQWEALASPQAMAHPLLKQDFLPKYQLKWTKKEPTSPSRSPS; this is translated from the coding sequence ATGGAGGAGACATCAAACATGACTGCTCCATCTGAGGACAATAAAGAAGACATGAATAATGAGAGAGATAGCCAAGAATCAGCAACTCAGAACTTCCTTCTACAGTCCCATAAACGAGTCCTGTCGGGTTTAAATGATACACCACCCACCTCTACGGTTATTGTTCAAGTTGCAAAATCAACTGAAGGTTTATCCCCTTCTCAACCAAGCTCCCCTCCGACAAATTGTTCTCTTTTATCTGTCCAACAAGGACTTCTTCAGAACTCTTCAACCAGCCAGCAGGGATCTTCTAAGGCCTGTCATGTTTCTCTGGCTGACTCTACATTAGGTCTCCAAACATCGCAATCAAAGAGAATGGGAAAAGCTCAACTCCAGAATGAAAAGGATCCATCTCTACCTCATCCATGTCAAACAGGATCCAGACTAAAACCTACCAATAAAACCACTGGAGTCCAACTTCCTCCCTGTACACCCAAGTTACAACCTTTCCCCAATTCAGCTGGACTTCACCTTACCTCTCCAGCCGCTTGGCCTCAATCTGCTCCTGAAACCATCAGTTTCCAACCTACCCCTTCAGTTCCCAAGCTGAAACCAACTCTCTGTACCACTGGACTTGAACTACCACTCCAAATCTCATCATACCAACCTCTTTCCCATACCTCTGAGCTCTATCCCCCGCCTCAAACCCCCAGGATCCACCCTGGCCCAAAGTCTCTTGGTCTACAAGCTTCTCTGCATGACCCCAGTCTCCATTCTTGCCTCCATccctcaagattacagcatctcccTCTCACCCCAGGGCTCCAAACTTCCTTCTTTACTCTCAGGCTCcaacttcccacccaaacctcagAGCTCCAATGTCCCACGTATATCCCAGAGCTCCAAACTTCCCCCTGTAACCCCAGATTCCAATCTTCCCCACAAACTGCTGGACTTCCAACAACCTGTATCCCTGGCATCCAAACCCCCCACCAGAACCCAAGGCTCCAAATGCCATTATATAGGAAAGAGCTCCATATAGTCCAGCTTCCAGagaatgttcagcaaaacaaacCAAATGGACAGCGAAAATTTGTGTGCAATGAATGTGGGAGGGACTGTGCAAAGCGCAGTGCCCTTGAGAAGCACATCCGGTCTCACACTGGAGAGCGCCCCTTTCCATGTATAACCTGTGGGATTTCTTTCAAAACGCAGAGTAACCTGTATAAACATAATAGGACACAAAGTCATTTGCACAACTGCCAGCTTTCTACTGAATTGGTGAGAAGCAACAGGCCAGAGTTGAGTCAGGTGAAGGACAAGCATCCTTGTGAAAATATTGATCAGGAAGCAAAAGGAAATTGTCACCTTGATCTGCTTGTGGCTAACTCCAGCAGTGTTGATCATACAAAGAGGCAAGATTTTACAAACATTGTGCAACGGGATTCATGTTGGAGGACGGTCCATGCTACTGACAAAAGGGAGGATGGCTCACTGGATGGAGAGAAACAGGCCAATGTCCAGCTGCAACTTGACCAAATGGGAAACAGGCATTTGGTCCTACAGAGACAGCAGGCCACCTATTTTGCCAAACAGTGGGTGCACAAGTCTTCGAATTCCAGTGTACAAACCAATGAAAGCACAGACTCAGGGTACTTTTCCCATTCGGACAGTCCTGACCAGCCACAACAGAGTCTACAACACCAGAGCACTGACACCGAGTCAGAGAGGTGCTCTCAGTCCAGTCAGCAGTGGTCAAGTGTCGGGCAAAGTGTACTGGAGTCAGCCGTGGACGACAAAACCCTGCGAGGCATGCACCACCCTCCACGTGGTATGCAAGAGCTGGAGGAGAGGATCTCAAAGCTCATCTCTGACAACAAGGCCGTGGTTGACGACAAACATTTGGAAACTGTGCGGCCAAGAAAGACACTTAATTCAAAGCAGGGAAGCATTGATTTACCAATGCCATACACGTTTAAGGACTCCTTTCACTTTGACATGAAACCTGTTCTAGTCAACAAGAAATCAAGAGTTCCCTCCAGTTTACCAGCATTTACTTACCAACGAACACACAAGTTCCCTTCCTTGTCTGATCAGGTTTCCTCTACTGTTGCTTGTTTGCCCATTATAAGGAGCAATTCTGCGCCAGTTAGTAAGGGATGTTTGATAAGTAGTGAAACAGCCAATAGTTTAAGCTGTCACCTGCAGGTGTTACAAAGGAAGTCCACCACCATGTCGCTTGTCACAGACTTGCAATCACACTCATTGGACTTCCATCCTCAACACCCTCGAACCCTGGTCAGGCAAACCGCTCTTGAGGGTTTGCCAGCAGGTGGACTCACTGCAGAGGGGTCCAACCCTATTGTTAAAAATAAGACCTGTAATTCAAAGGTTGAACAAGTTTCAAAGCACAAGTGCAGGTCTTTGGTAAAGAACAATGACCAGAAAAAGTTGAAGAAGTTTTCACATGAGAAGTGGTTGACATATGGAGAGGAAACCTTCCGAAAAAAATACCAGGAGCCAAAGGGAGCTACCCACTCTGCTGAGCTACGCGCCCCACACACAAAGCGCCCTCACAGTGTCAAAGTGCCAGGAAAAGGCACTTCAGCACTCTCTGAGAATCCACACATCAACCCCTTGGCATCATCCTCTGCACAAAAAGTTCCTATTCCAAAACACCTTTCAGATGCACTTCCCTTAGCGTCAGTGAAGGTCACAACTTTCAACACTCCAATGTGCCAGGTACAATTTTCACAACAAAATGTGGACCAACATTCACCACAACATGAATATCCAGTTCCCTGCCATAATGCTAAAGAGACAAAGGCTCCACTAATCCCAGACCGTTCATGGGAAGTACCTGCAATTAAATCAGCAGAGAAGCCCAATAGAGGCGGAGGAACGGGTAAGATAACTGCATCACACACTGCTCAAGCAACTGTTGGGGACATGGGGAAGGAACTTACTCTCCATCAACGATCATCTACAGCGAGTGGCCAAAAATGCAATGATGCTACAAgaccaatgcaaacacatttatcACATCCAAAGCTGGTGAGGCAGCTCAGCGTTCTTGTTCCAGAAGGCAAACAAGAAGGAAGAAGTCAAGAAGAGCATAAGCCTAATGAATTTAGTTTGCGGAAAGGTGAAGATGGTATCTTAGAGATTCCATCAGGAATACCTCCCAGGAAGAAACAACGGCTGAAAATAGCTAGCACTGGACAGTCAGCAAAGACACGACATACTGGTTGTGGTTTGCCAGTTGGGGCTGTTCTATGTGAGTCACCTCAGTCAAACTGTGACTTCACCCCAGACACCACCCATGAGTCATATCAAGTAATCAAGTGCATGAAGTGGAAGGAGGAAGAAAGCTCTGTTGAACAACCTTTGACACCAACAGTGTACAGCAGTTTTACTGCCCCTGGCCCCTCACTTTATGACTGTTCTAGATCTTTGCCAGAGCAAGAGGCAGCACTTTCTACATTCCCCTCCCTTCATTTACAGTCATTTTCAGTGAGAAAAAGTAAAAAGAAAGAAGCAATTAGTCAAGGGGGGTTTCCAACACTATTGCAAACAGCTGGAAATCATATAAATAATGTTGGCAAAAACTTACAACTGGGAGTAAGCATGGACCAATGGGAAGCTCTTGCATCTCCCCAAGCTATGGCTCACCCCTTGCTGAAGCAAGATTTTCTTCCAAAATATCAACTCAAATGGACAAAGAAAGAACCGACTTCACCAAGCCGCTCGCCGTCATGA